One window from the genome of Pedococcus badiiscoriae encodes:
- a CDS encoding SpaH/EbpB family LPXTG-anchored major pilin, which yields MNNTSRSPRLRRLAAVVGAGALTLLGVAAIAGPANADTTGGNVPAGPYNLTITKLQNPTTGGTATNGTQQNVAALTPIPGVVFNIAPVNGVDLTTQAGWITASTLTVNSSGQVVGGATTYTTGTATPLAATNSSGVTTYSTSTPAVYEVTEVSAPAGTVIGAPFLVTLPLPQGNNWLTNVFVYPKNTVQNAPVKTVTDTSASGVGATVNWTITSTVPNQAAGNAFTAYTIADTLDTRLTPPTAAAVTVTMKSATGTTITLPAADYTITVSGQTVTVNFTAAGLTFLTSNPSAVITVGIPTVVNSVGNGTIPNTASQFINAPTGGSTTTPSNTANTTWGDVTLHKVDPAGNALAGASFQVFTSLANAQSLTNPVSVGGVTTFTSNASGTVAINGLKAQNNGTGANLTYYIVETQAPAGFMIAPAFQQSSGGFAETVAPGTSANATVTVTDPQVSPIALPLTGSTGTAIFLGGGLALAAAGIAAAVLLVRRRQAETGWVAVPEEATGR from the coding sequence ATGAACAACACTTCTCGGTCGCCGCGCTTGCGGCGGCTGGCTGCCGTCGTCGGCGCCGGTGCGCTCACCCTGTTGGGTGTGGCGGCCATCGCCGGCCCGGCAAACGCGGACACCACCGGCGGCAACGTGCCGGCCGGCCCGTACAACCTGACGATCACGAAGCTGCAGAACCCGACGACCGGAGGTACCGCGACGAACGGTACCCAGCAGAACGTCGCAGCACTGACCCCGATCCCGGGGGTCGTGTTCAACATCGCGCCGGTCAACGGTGTCGACCTGACCACCCAGGCCGGGTGGATCACCGCATCCACGCTGACGGTGAACAGCTCCGGCCAGGTCGTCGGCGGGGCCACCACGTACACCACCGGCACAGCAACCCCGTTGGCCGCGACGAACAGCAGCGGCGTGACCACCTACAGCACCTCCACCCCTGCGGTCTACGAAGTGACCGAGGTCAGCGCCCCGGCCGGGACCGTCATCGGTGCACCATTCCTCGTGACCCTGCCTCTGCCGCAGGGCAACAACTGGTTGACGAACGTGTTCGTCTACCCGAAGAACACGGTGCAGAACGCTCCGGTGAAAACGGTCACCGACACCAGCGCGTCCGGGGTCGGGGCGACGGTGAACTGGACGATCACCTCCACCGTGCCGAACCAGGCCGCGGGGAACGCGTTCACCGCCTACACCATCGCTGACACCCTCGACACCCGACTGACCCCCCCGACCGCGGCCGCGGTCACGGTCACGATGAAGTCCGCCACCGGCACCACGATCACCCTCCCGGCCGCCGACTACACGATCACCGTCTCCGGGCAGACCGTCACGGTGAACTTCACCGCCGCTGGTCTGACGTTCCTGACCTCGAACCCGTCCGCGGTGATCACGGTCGGGATCCCGACCGTGGTGAACTCGGTCGGTAACGGCACCATCCCGAACACGGCCAGCCAATTCATCAACGCGCCGACCGGCGGGTCGACCACGACCCCGTCGAACACCGCGAACACCACCTGGGGCGACGTGACCCTGCACAAGGTCGACCCGGCCGGGAACGCGCTCGCGGGTGCCAGCTTCCAGGTGTTCACCTCGCTGGCGAACGCGCAGAGCCTGACCAACCCGGTCTCTGTCGGCGGTGTGACCACCTTCACGTCGAACGCGTCCGGCACTGTCGCGATCAACGGTCTCAAAGCGCAGAACAACGGTACTGGCGCCAACCTGACCTACTACATCGTCGAGACGCAGGCGCCCGCCGGGTTCATGATCGCGCCTGCTTTCCAGCAGAGCAGTGGTGGTTTCGCCGAGACCGTCGCCCCCGGCACCTCAGCGAATGCGACTGTCACGGTCACCGATCCCCAGGTGTCCCCGATCGCGCTTCCGCTGACCGGTTCGACTGGCACAGCGATCTTCCTCGGGGGTGGGCTCGCTCTGGCAGCGGCCGGCATCGCAGCCGCGGTCCTGCTGGTTCGACGCCGGCAGGCCGAGACCGGTTGGGTCGCCGTGCCGGAGGAGGCAACCGGGCGCTAA
- a CDS encoding prealbumin-like fold domain-containing protein, with protein MTLLSSLGALTMVAAGLVVGGPGTSSPAWAASVEMVSADSSTMVTVAAGAEIGSLDVPTLVTITPGTSGTVPVTVQLNAGSISSMTPTGATNQDLVFNAPSNSTFAAQTSVSVQQSNDGVTFFASTVTASSCALSNLNRTLSCQVSGNSSWPAPPASYRFNPVVTVDASAPAGILTHGTSSYSFIGDGAPLQTTKGTLNVQTSDQPPFSCTNTLYTLDTNSQLWQETLGPGGVLAGSTSKLLANVQVTQNGLAASAGGTALYWANQTGGPVTVSRLDSATGQITTFATTTTVTGGLIAGAINPLNGWYFYGSIDAATSSLYIYAFNTTTNTDLGEVGRVQFPAGTSNVSDFVFDGNGNLYTSFDDVTLTTTTLVRVNGTIPTTSGTPTLTYTPLSTLAIAGLGISSGIAFGSNGNLYLTTTTAFLRVDPITGALLETGPTPSATTYDAASCSFPGSVTLQKNIVRRAVSTDQFNLTITGSNTAGNTGTTSGTTTGLQTAPGAVAGPVIALTGAVLTFTESAAAGTNLANYTTTYQCKDPTGTVLQSGSGTTFTFTEPPPVNGVGAAVTCVFTNGPAPRITLTKALGAPREAATDQFTVAVRTGGAAGTVVNSTANSTTAGSGSTVTPGSGTSGAYVASVGTAYTLTEAPFGTTSLANYASKITCTDSAGLQTGLPAGAAYDPNAPPTVTPVLGANISCVLTNTAQPIISFGKTVDKGANTIVNPGDTLTYTLSIVNSGSVPSSTISPFDDLTNVVNNATFNPGSITITPAGTGTASYASATKRLTWTGIVPANTTVNVTYTVTVNPVAFGQLHNAFMGVSVTNPIGASLQWRKIDATAAKNVLAGASWTLTALNGLGQPTGTPIVVTDCVSSPCTGADTNPAGGLFFVKGLTPGNYQLVETKAPVGYVLNSTPILVTVSATTQTTVLADVVNQQAAPIVLPLTGGLGTDVITYWATSLLAAAVVLLGWQWRRRSRIRRSP; from the coding sequence GGCGCCCTGACGATGGTGGCGGCTGGCCTGGTCGTCGGCGGGCCTGGTACTTCGTCTCCGGCGTGGGCCGCGAGTGTAGAGATGGTCTCGGCCGATTCGTCGACGATGGTCACCGTCGCGGCCGGGGCGGAGATCGGTTCCCTTGACGTCCCGACACTGGTGACGATCACCCCCGGCACAAGCGGTACGGTCCCCGTGACAGTCCAGCTCAATGCCGGATCAATTTCCAGCATGACCCCCACGGGCGCAACGAACCAAGACCTCGTATTCAACGCCCCGTCGAACAGCACATTCGCCGCCCAAACGTCGGTGAGTGTCCAGCAGTCAAATGACGGTGTGACCTTCTTTGCCAGCACCGTGACCGCATCGAGCTGTGCCCTGAGCAACCTGAACAGGACGCTCTCGTGCCAGGTCAGTGGCAACTCGAGCTGGCCTGCACCGCCAGCGAGCTACAGGTTCAATCCCGTGGTAACGGTTGATGCAAGTGCGCCTGCCGGTATCTTGACGCACGGAACGAGCAGCTACTCCTTCATCGGCGACGGCGCACCTCTTCAGACGACGAAGGGGACCCTGAACGTTCAGACCTCCGACCAGCCACCCTTTTCTTGCACGAACACGCTCTACACGCTCGACACCAACAGCCAGCTGTGGCAGGAGACTCTCGGTCCCGGGGGCGTGTTGGCCGGTTCAACATCCAAGCTTCTCGCCAACGTGCAGGTTACCCAGAACGGGTTGGCCGCCTCTGCTGGTGGTACGGCGTTGTACTGGGCCAACCAAACCGGGGGCCCGGTAACCGTTTCCAGGCTCGATTCTGCGACGGGTCAGATCACCACGTTCGCAACGACAACCACGGTGACGGGTGGTCTCATCGCCGGGGCGATCAACCCTCTCAACGGGTGGTACTTCTACGGGTCTATCGATGCCGCGACCTCCAGCCTGTACATCTACGCGTTCAACACGACCACCAACACGGACCTCGGCGAAGTCGGCCGAGTCCAATTCCCGGCCGGGACATCCAACGTGTCCGACTTCGTCTTCGATGGCAACGGAAACCTCTACACCAGCTTTGACGATGTGACCTTGACGACCACCACCCTTGTCCGGGTCAACGGGACGATCCCAACAACCTCGGGCACCCCCACACTCACATACACGCCACTGTCAACACTGGCCATCGCGGGGTTGGGGATAAGCTCCGGGATCGCGTTCGGGTCCAACGGCAACCTGTACCTGACGACAACGACAGCGTTCCTCCGGGTCGACCCGATCACCGGGGCCCTTCTTGAGACCGGGCCGACACCATCAGCGACAACATACGATGCGGCGTCGTGCAGCTTTCCCGGATCCGTGACCCTGCAAAAGAACATCGTCCGGCGTGCCGTCAGCACCGACCAGTTCAACCTCACCATCACCGGGTCGAACACGGCCGGCAACACCGGCACCACGTCCGGAACGACGACCGGTCTTCAGACCGCACCGGGGGCAGTGGCAGGCCCCGTCATCGCGTTGACCGGCGCCGTCCTGACCTTCACCGAATCGGCCGCCGCGGGAACAAACCTGGCCAACTACACGACCACCTACCAGTGTAAGGATCCGACGGGTACGGTTCTGCAATCCGGATCCGGCACGACGTTCACTTTCACCGAGCCCCCACCGGTGAACGGTGTCGGTGCCGCTGTCACCTGCGTATTCACCAACGGACCCGCGCCGAGGATCACGCTGACAAAGGCGTTGGGGGCGCCGCGCGAGGCTGCCACGGACCAGTTCACAGTTGCTGTGCGCACGGGGGGCGCAGCGGGCACTGTCGTGAACAGCACGGCCAACTCGACGACGGCCGGTTCGGGGTCGACCGTGACGCCGGGGTCGGGAACGTCCGGGGCGTATGTGGCGTCGGTAGGGACCGCCTACACGTTGACGGAGGCCCCCTTCGGCACGACATCGCTGGCGAACTACGCGAGCAAGATCACGTGCACGGACTCGGCCGGCCTGCAGACCGGCCTGCCCGCGGGTGCGGCATATGACCCGAACGCTCCTCCGACGGTCACGCCCGTCCTGGGCGCGAACATCTCCTGTGTTCTGACGAATACAGCTCAGCCGATCATCTCGTTCGGCAAGACGGTCGACAAGGGCGCGAACACGATCGTGAACCCGGGTGACACGTTGACCTACACGCTCTCGATCGTGAACTCGGGGTCGGTGCCCTCCAGCACGATTTCGCCCTTCGATGACCTGACGAATGTGGTGAACAATGCGACGTTCAACCCGGGGTCGATCACGATCACCCCGGCGGGCACGGGAACGGCGTCGTATGCCTCCGCGACCAAGCGTTTGACCTGGACCGGGATCGTTCCGGCGAACACGACGGTGAACGTGACGTACACGGTGACCGTCAACCCGGTTGCGTTCGGTCAACTCCACAACGCGTTCATGGGCGTCTCGGTCACCAACCCCATCGGAGCGAGTCTGCAGTGGCGGAAGATCGACGCGACGGCGGCGAAGAACGTGCTCGCGGGGGCGTCGTGGACGCTGACGGCGTTGAACGGGCTGGGTCAGCCGACGGGTACTCCGATCGTGGTCACGGACTGTGTTAGCTCACCGTGCACGGGCGCGGACACGAACCCGGCTGGAGGACTGTTCTTCGTCAAAGGTTTGACGCCCGGGAACTACCAGCTGGTGGAGACGAAAGCACCGGTCGGGTACGTGTTGAACTCCACTCCGATCCTGGTCACCGTCTCGGCTACGACTCAGACCACGGTCCTTGCGGACGTGGTGAACCAGCAGGCGGCGCCGATCGTGCTGCCCCTGACCGGGGGGCTGGGCACAGACGTGATCACGTATTGGGCGACGTCGCTGCTGGCTGCTGCTGTGGTCCTTCTGGGCTGGCAGTGGCGTCGGCGATCCCGGATCCGGAGATCGCCGTGA